Genomic window (Oryza sativa Japonica Group chromosome 3, ASM3414082v1):
GTGTGGCCGGTACTCGAATTTTTCGAAACAActttttgttcttcttcttctgagaAGCCTCTGTTAACAATCAGTGGTAAAGGCATTGTATTGAAAATGGATTTGAATCAATGCTGTCATATTGTTCTAGATCCATTTGTGTGGCGATCTGATTTGTATTCCCAATTGTATTTTTTTGGCTAAAATTCAAATCTAATTCAAATTCACACACAACATATCAATTCCAAGTGAAATTTTTTAGAAATTGCATCATGTACACCAAGTGTATAAAATTAGGTTAAATATACAAAAACTCTAAGATAACAGGGTCAAATGAGCAAGGGTATAAACGGTATTTCGACCTCAAATTAACACCGTCAAATTGGTTTCACGAAATGGGGTCATGTCTGATGTCCATAGttaaaaagtagggtcaaaaaagcaaacttaaaaaaataggatcaaattggtagttagctTGTCAAATATACAATTGCCCCTATAATCAAAGTGCGGGATATCATATTTCATATATAATCTCATACAAGGTCTACTAAATGTATTTCTTTCTTAACATAGTTTGACAACccagttttatttgttattaataactaatatacttttttacttttagctcgattattaaaaatatattaaaagttactTAGGAATTTTCGCAGTAAAGCGCGGGGAATCATCTAGTTTACATGATGAGCGCCGCCACGGTGGCATGGAGAGGAGTGAGTGGATAGAAAATAGAACGGGAATTGATTTAGGGTTACATTCCATGTCAAGTATATATACCGCATATCATGTCATGTCATGATAAttacattatgtaattatatgttgtaataattggctgtaactcGTTGAGCAAAAGTCAAGATATTCTATTCTATTatatctaaaaaaatgattaGATGGGACAAATGGGACAAGATACAGGGATGAGCAAAAGGCATGTGTTATCCACAGGCATAATGCAAACGCCACGCCTGCTGGGATTCGAGCTTGGTTGAGGCGTGCccacaggcaaaaaaaaaaaacaaaaacaaaaacaaaaacaaataatgAAGCTATATATGGCCGTGCCCAACAAGCATGGTACATACCCACTGGTAAGATTTAGATTATTGGTTCTCATAGACTCTACAGCTCCGGCATCCTTTATCACTCATAGATTATATTCTTGAGTCTCGGTCTGTCTTATTATTCGATGATTTTTCCTCCTCTGGTCCTCCCCCATTTGGTGAGTTTATGGAATTTCAGATACAAAAGGAACATCGATCAGTAGCGCTAAGCATCATATTTGTGTTATAAATTTTCATTGAAGTTAATGTGACCATCAATCTATATATAATATCTATATCTATTTCCCATTGTTGCTTCAAACAATTAATTGTATTAGGGAAATACAATTCTGGCTTTTTATATTTACGACATTGTGTTTATATTCAGAAATTCATTCTTGCAATCCTTAACAACTACAGGAATCGCGCGACAAACCCATCCATACATTTTGGTTTAACTAGGCTATCATATTATGCCTGTTATCTTTCCGGCAGTTCCTAGCTGATTCAGAATTTAATTTCACGCCATTCCATTTGTCTTTTTGTGTTCGAAATACAGTACGGACGTAAgcgttcatatatatatacgcgCTCACCCCCTATGATCGCATAACACCATTAATTGGTCTTTTTTCCTATTACCAGTGGGGTGTGAGCTTTCCTAAAAACGTCGATAAACAAAACCATTGCTTTGAGATTCCTATGGATATTTGAACTTTGCTCCGCGCTACTTCGAGATGCGCATGCTGGATATCAGCAGCAAATTAACCAGTCCCAAAATACGCATCTCACATTTGCTACATCTGTATAAAATCAGACAGCAGTGGCATTGTGCATTTCAAACTTTGCTGTTTGCCACTTGAACGTGTGCATCTGCATCCTGGTTACAGTAAAATCTACCCCAAAACCAGTGCGTTCTCCACACGACGGTCATCTTCTCGATCGGCACGCCCTTGGTCTCAGGCAGGAAGGCCGAGACGAAGAGCGTCATCACGAGCACCCATCCGCTAAAGAAGTAGAAGAGGCCGAACCTCATGTGGCAGAGCATCGGGAGGAAGGCCTCCGCGACGGCGAACGTGCAGAGCATGTTCACGGCCACGCTGATGCTCTGCCCCGCCGGCCGGACCTCCAGCGGGAAGATCTCGCTCGGCAGGAGGACGCCAAGCGGGCCCCACGACCAAGCGAAGCCGGCGACGTAGACGCAGATGAACACCACGATGCAGACCGCCAACGCCCTCGAGATGTTGCCATCGCCACTCGTACCAAACACCACACCGATCAGCGTTCCAATGATAACCTGTAGGAATCGATcataagcatgcatgcatacatttttttttttttgcaggcacTCGATATGtcttgactttttttctagCCAAACTTCTTTATGTTAGAAAAATATAGAAGCACTTTtatcacaaaacaaatatattatcagaatatattcaatgctagattCGATGAAACTACTCTGGTGTTTaaaatgttgctaattttttctataaatttaatcaaagtttgactaaatttaacTAGGAAAAAAGTGACTAATAATATGAACAGAGAGGGAGTAGGTCATAGGTGTATATATATCAGcttctatatatatttgtgtgtaCCTGGCTCACAAGCATCTGGCAGCCTCCCTGGAACAAGAGCTTGCGTCGGCCAAGGCTGTCGACGGTGGCGATGGACACGAACGTGGCAACGATATTGACCAGCCCGGTGATGACCGCCGACATGAGCGACGCGTCTCCTCCGAGGCCGATGGTCTTGAACAGCACGGGCGCGTAGAACATGATGACGTTGATGCCGGTGAGCTGCTggaagaaggggatgaggaCGGCCATGGCGAGCTGCGGCCGGTACCTGCGCTGCAGGACGTCGCGCCACGGCCGTCGTCTCGCGGAGCAGCCGGAATACACCTCGATCTCGCTGGCTGCTGCGACGAGGTCGCCGTACTCGTCGTCCACCTCGTCGGTGCCACGGATGCGCCGCAGCACCCGCCGCGCCTGCTCGTGGCGGCCACGGTTGATGAGGGAGCTCGGTGAGTCCGGGAGGAAGAGCGAGCCCACGGCGATGACGCATGCCGGGGCGGCAGCGAGGCCGAGGCTGACACGCCACCCCCAGCCACCCCTGATCTTGGCCGCACCGTAGTTGACGAGATTGGCGGAGAAGATGCCCACGGTGATCATCAGCTGGAGGCCGATGTTGAGCATGCCACGCAGCCGCGGTGGCGCCATCTCAGACAAGTATATCGGAGTGGACTACACATTCAAGAACGATCTGTCAAAATGTGTTGTGTTGATGCTGCCAATGTGTGTCTAATTTGATTTCTCCAACGACTTACCAGACCACAGAAGGCGACGCCGATGCCGAGGAGGATGCGGCCGACGATGAGCATGGCGACGTTCCGCGCGGCGCCGTTGAGGGTGGCACCGGCGAGGAaggagacgccgccgccgaacatGGACCACTTCCTGCCCAGCGCGCGCGTGAAGGACGCGACGAAGAAGG
Coding sequences:
- the LOC4333366 gene encoding sugar transport protein MST2-like, with the protein product MAAATAADVAEDTASVYSGKLTLYVFLTCGVAATGGLIIGYDIGISGGVTSMDTFLGKFFPSVLHQEQTAQGTSQYCKFNSQPLTAFTSSLYLAALVASFFVASFTRALGRKWSMFGGGVSFLAGATLNGAARNVAMLIVGRILLGIGVAFCGLSTPIYLSEMAPPRLRGMLNIGLQLMITVGIFSANLVNYGAAKIRGGWGWRVSLGLAAAPACVIAVGSLFLPDSPSSLINRGRHEQARRVLRRIRGTDEVDDEYGDLVAAASEIEVYSGCSARRRPWRDVLQRRYRPQLAMAVLIPFFQQLTGINVIMFYAPVLFKTIGLGGDASLMSAVITGLVNIVATFVSIATVDSLGRRKLLFQGGCQMLVSQVIIGTLIGVVFGTSGDGNISRALAVCIVVFICVYVAGFAWSWGPLGVLLPSEIFPLEVRPAGQSISVAVNMLCTFAVAEAFLPMLCHMRFGLFYFFSGWVLVMTLFVSAFLPETKGVPIEKMTVVWRTHWFWGRFYCNQDADAHVQVANSKV